A genomic segment from Methanoplanus limicola DSM 2279 encodes:
- a CDS encoding type II toxin-antitoxin system VapC family toxin, giving the protein MADISVIDHSDEYYSIYGDISAKPGKKGTPIGKFDQLVAAIVIYHDAKLVTNNTKDFERVLSPSEIINH; this is encoded by the coding sequence TTGGCTGACATCAGTGTAATTGATCATTCCGATGAATATTATAGTATATATGGAGATATATCTGCAAAACCTGGAAAAAAAGGAACTCCTATAGGTAAGTTTGATCAGCTTGTGGCAGCGATTGTCATCTACCATGACGCAAAGCTTGTTACCAACAATACAAAAGACTTTGAAAGAGTCCTCTCTCCTTCAGAAATAATCAATCACTGA
- a CDS encoding type II toxin-antitoxin system HicB family antitoxin gives MNLRVILEPGDEGGYTVYVPSLPGCISEGDTREEALKNIREAIALYLEPVPDDMLLNDNAEQVEIAV, from the coding sequence ATGAATCTTCGTGTCATTCTTGAGCCAGGTGATGAAGGAGGATATACTGTTTATGTGCCATCTCTGCCAGGCTGCATAAGTGAGGGAGATACAAGAGAAGAGGCACTTAAAAATATCAGGGAGGCCATTGCATTATATCTCGAACCTGTTCCTGATGATATGTTATTGAATGATAATGCAGAACAGGTAGAGATCGCTGTGTAA
- a CDS encoding Rpn family recombination-promoting nuclease/putative transposase, producing MTKRNFPPKIATPDGSFIMSPKNDFAFRLLFGDEKNKEITIAFLRAMLKIPVKDIKIKDPFLLKQMAGDKTGILDIRIVLDSGVQVDVEIQLSDHPAIRERVLFYNSRLYTSQLSSGDGYHLLKKTISLVILDYNLFKVEPMHTTFRHYDQDNEIELKDVQEVHIVELPKLKYHQKQHRNNPEIPWLMFLNAATKEELIMAADAEPKVAKAYDRLRDMSEDEESRRAYEERITEIIEVDLRMQAAEERGEIRGEIRGEIKGREEGREEGREEGIINTAKNLILLGMNDDIIIKATKLSPEKISQLRSEVGP from the coding sequence ATGACAAAACGTAACTTTCCGCCCAAAATAGCCACACCGGATGGCTCATTCATCATGTCTCCAAAGAACGACTTTGCCTTTCGGCTGTTATTTGGAGATGAGAAGAACAAAGAGATCACAATAGCCTTTTTAAGGGCCATGCTTAAAATTCCGGTTAAGGACATTAAGATAAAAGATCCCTTTCTTCTTAAGCAGATGGCCGGAGATAAAACGGGGATACTGGACATCCGGATTGTTCTGGACTCAGGAGTGCAGGTGGATGTGGAAATTCAGCTGAGTGATCATCCGGCAATCAGGGAGAGGGTGCTGTTTTATAACTCAAGGCTGTATACATCGCAGCTCTCATCCGGAGACGGGTATCATTTACTTAAAAAGACCATCTCTCTGGTAATTCTCGATTATAATCTCTTTAAGGTTGAACCGATGCATACTACATTCAGGCATTATGACCAGGATAATGAGATAGAACTTAAAGATGTCCAGGAAGTGCATATTGTTGAACTACCAAAACTTAAATATCATCAGAAACAACATAGAAACAATCCGGAAATACCGTGGCTGATGTTTCTTAATGCAGCAACAAAGGAGGAATTAATAATGGCCGCAGATGCTGAACCCAAAGTCGCAAAGGCGTATGACCGCTTACGTGATATGAGTGAAGATGAAGAGAGCAGAAGGGCATATGAAGAGAGAATAACCGAGATAATCGAGGTTGATCTCAGGATGCAGGCAGCTGAGGAGAGAGGAGAAATCAGAGGAGAAATCAGAGGAGAAATAAAAGGAAGAGAAGAAGGAAGGGAAGAAGGGAGAGAAGAAGGGATTATTAATACTGCAAAGAACCTGATACTGCTTGGAATGAACGATGATATTATAATAAAAGCAACTAAGTTATCTCCGGAAAAGATTTCTCAACTTAGATCTGAAGTTGGGCCATAA
- a CDS encoding type II toxin-antitoxin system HicA family toxin, translating into MDKVPSVNYDRLIVALQRYGFVVVRQRGSHMRLQKHLHNKTLKITVPAHKPLKRSTLSHILKQAGLTVEEFNDLL; encoded by the coding sequence ATGGATAAAGTACCTTCAGTTAATTATGACAGACTAATTGTTGCTCTTCAGAGATATGGTTTTGTTGTTGTCAGACAAAGAGGCAGTCACATGCGTCTGCAAAAACATCTGCATAATAAAACTCTGAAAATAACTGTTCCTGCACACAAACCATTGAAACGTTCAACTCTTTCACATATTCTAAAACAGGCCGGTTTAACTGTTGAAGAATTCAACGATCTTCTCTAA
- a CDS encoding Rpn family recombination-promoting nuclease/putative transposase produces MTKRNFPPKIATPDGSFIMSPKNDFAFRLLFGDEKNKEITIAFLRAMLQIPIEDIKIKDPFLLKQKAGDKTGILDIRIVLDSGVQVDVEIQLRDHPAIRRRILYYNSKLYTSQISAGDGYHLLNKTISLVILDYNLLDIEYMHTIFRPSDLRYGIELADAQEVHIVELPKLKYYRQQHKDDPEIPWLMFLNAATKEELIMAAEAEPKVAKAYDRLRDMSEDEESRRAYEERITEIIEVDLRMQAAEERGEENKGNRDAKNMILLGMDDEIIMKVTELPAEKIAQLRSEVESK; encoded by the coding sequence ATGACAAAACGTAACTTCCCACCTAAAATAGCCACACCGGATGGCTCCTTCATCATGTCTCCAAAAAACGACTTTGCCTTTCGGCTGTTATTTGGAGATGAGAAGAACAAAGAGATCACAATAGCCTTTCTAAGGGCCATGCTTCAGATCCCAATTGAAGACATCAAAATTAAAGATCCCTTTCTTCTTAAGCAGAAGGCCGGAGATAAAACCGGAATACTGGACATCAGGATAGTCCTGGATTCAGGGGTTCAGGTGGATGTGGAAATTCAGTTGAGGGATCATCCGGCAATAAGGAGGAGAATTCTGTATTATAACTCAAAGCTGTATACATCACAGATCTCAGCAGGAGATGGGTATCACCTGCTTAATAAGACTATATCTCTGGTTATTCTCGATTATAACCTCCTTGATATTGAATATATGCATACTATTTTCAGGCCTTCTGACCTGAGGTACGGGATAGAACTGGCAGATGCCCAGGAAGTGCATATTGTTGAACTACCAAAACTTAAATATTATCGACAACAACATAAGGACGATCCGGAAATCCCGTGGCTAATGTTTTTAAACGCAGCAACAAAGGAGGAATTAATAATGGCCGCAGAAGCTGAACCCAAAGTCGCGAAGGCATATGACCGCTTACGTGATATGAGTGAAGATGAAGAGAGCAGAAGGGCATATGAAGAGAGAATAACCGAGATAATCGAGGTTGATCTCAGGATGCAGGCAGCTGAGGAGAGAGGAGAGGAAAATAAAGGTAATCGTGATGCTAAAAACATGATCTTACTTGGGATGGATGATGAGATCATAATGAAAGTTACAGAACTTCCGGCAGAAAAAATAGCTCAGCTAAGATCTGAAGTTGAATCAAAATAA
- a CDS encoding PIN domain-containing protein — MLIHIKKINDILSVIPVFEFNNDYYPAYGELSARLEKKGTPIGKFDKLIAAIALYHGAKVLTNNTKDFSRVPTLEIINH, encoded by the coding sequence ATGCTTATCCATATAAAGAAAATAAATGACATTCTGAGTGTAATCCCTGTTTTTGAATTCAATAATGATTATTATCCGGCATATGGGGAACTATCAGCAAGGCTTGAAAAGAAAGGAACTCCGATTGGTAAATTTGACAAACTGATTGCAGCCATTGCCCTTTATCACGGTGCAAAGGTTTTGACAAATAATACTAAAGATTTTTCAAGAGTGCCCACACTTGAGATTATTAATCATTAA
- a CDS encoding IS4 family transposase — protein MLDHYINITFADSPARLKGPVGILKDILIQDSSIVRLSKKLAEEFPPARSRSEAAGLKIHAVYSAVSHSLKSFEITDEKTHDYKKIRIDGNIKDVLFLFDLGYYSHYVLANINERGGFFVVGSRIQPKPKLKEIVSESKIFDSIFEKGMNLGDFLEKVPKSDEIELICTFTGRDKEKPWGKKRINADFRVVCFWDENDKIWHNYVTNLPGDAYKKDEIYQLYRYRWIIELLFKEMKSDYDLGKFLLAREPLALIHAYSMLIRLVLSRNLYKKW, from the coding sequence ATGCTGGATCACTATATCAATATAACCTTTGCAGATTCACCTGCAAGATTAAAGGGTCCGGTTGGGATCCTGAAAGATATCTTGATACAGGACAGCAGCATCGTTCGATTGAGCAAAAAACTTGCAGAGGAATTTCCACCGGCAAGATCACGTAGTGAAGCTGCGGGATTGAAAATTCATGCAGTATATAGTGCTGTATCACATTCACTTAAATCATTTGAAATTACTGATGAAAAAACGCATGACTACAAGAAAATCAGGATTGATGGGAACATAAAAGACGTTCTTTTCCTTTTTGATTTAGGCTATTATTCGCATTATGTTTTGGCAAACATCAATGAAAGAGGAGGATTTTTTGTAGTCGGGTCAAGAATTCAGCCAAAACCAAAATTAAAAGAAATTGTATCAGAATCTAAGATTTTTGATAGTATTTTTGAAAAAGGAATGAATTTAGGAGACTTTCTTGAGAAAGTTCCAAAAAGCGATGAAATTGAGCTAATATGCACCTTTACTGGAAGAGATAAAGAAAAACCATGGGGCAAAAAAAGAATTAATGCAGATTTCAGAGTCGTCTGTTTCTGGGATGAAAATGACAAGATTTGGCATAATTATGTAACAAACTTACCTGGTGATGCTTACAAAAAGGACGAGATTTATCAGCTATATCGGTATCGATGGATAATTGAGCTGTTATTCAAGGAGATGAAAAGTGACTATGATCTTGGGAAATTTCTTTTAGCCAGGGAACCGCTTGCTCTGATCCATGCCTATTCTATGTTAATAAGGCTTGTTTTGAGCAGAAATCTGTACAAAAAATGGTAG
- a CDS encoding UPF0175 family protein codes for MSLPPDNLQAELKQEFALAPYQRGILPSGKTCELAEMKRWEFRRASWQKTKGFYAYPYKENK; via the coding sequence ATTAGCCTTCCTCCGGATAACTTACAGGCAGAGCTTAAGCAGGAATTTGCACTTGCCCCGTATCAGAGGGGAATATTACCGTCCGGAAAAACCTGTGAACTTGCGGAAATGAAAAGATGGGAATTCAGAAGAGCTTCTTGGCAAAAGACCAAGGGGTTTTATGCTTATCCATATAAAGAAAATAAATGA
- a CDS encoding DUF1828 domain-containing protein has product MMMNIDSVQSLFRESVCSRISLEAEGLNRYRVFTPFCFDDGDYLSIVLKRERDGRTVLSDEGHTLMHLSYDTEYSKIMKGNRLKLINNALAAYMIDDRDGELIIYVEDDDYGGAFYNYIQGLLKIIDTSYLSREIVRSTFLEDAKDMFLSRINKEYLSFDWHDPVYDKDKIYSVDCKIEGHDEPIFVFFLNSDTKVRDSTITIQRYEQIGENFHSLCIFENQEEINRKALARLTDVCERQFSSLSMNQNRIIDYISRFMPKSAKV; this is encoded by the coding sequence ATGATGATGAACATTGATTCAGTTCAGTCGCTCTTCAGGGAATCAGTATGTAGCCGGATATCTCTGGAGGCTGAAGGATTAAACCGTTACAGGGTATTTACTCCCTTTTGTTTTGATGATGGTGACTATCTTTCAATAGTACTTAAAAGAGAGAGGGACGGGAGAACTGTACTTTCCGATGAAGGCCATACATTAATGCATCTCTCCTATGATACAGAATATTCCAAAATAATGAAAGGAAACCGGCTAAAGTTAATTAACAATGCCCTTGCAGCTTATATGATTGATGACCGGGATGGTGAGCTGATAATTTATGTTGAAGATGATGATTATGGTGGTGCATTTTACAATTATATCCAGGGCCTCTTAAAGATAATAGATACTTCATATCTCAGCCGGGAAATTGTCAGGTCCACATTTCTGGAAGATGCAAAAGATATGTTTCTTAGCAGAATTAATAAGGAGTATTTATCGTTTGACTGGCATGATCCGGTGTATGATAAGGATAAGATTTATTCTGTTGATTGTAAGATTGAGGGGCATGATGAGCCGATATTTGTCTTTTTCCTCAATTCTGATACTAAAGTCAGAGACTCAACCATTACCATTCAGAGGTATGAGCAGATTGGTGAGAATTTTCATTCATTGTGCATATTTGAGAACCAGGAAGAGATTAATAGAAAGGCCCTTGCAAGACTCACAGATGTCTGTGAGAGACAGTTTTCCAGTCTGTCTATGAATCAGAACAGAATAATTGATTATATAAGTCGCTTTATGCCAAAATCAGCTAAGGTTTAA
- a CDS encoding Rpn family recombination-promoting nuclease/putative transposase, translating to MTKRNFPPKIATPDGSFIMSPKNDFAFRLLFGDEKNKEITIAFLRAMLQIPIEDIKIKDPFLLKQKAGDKTGILDIRIVLDSGVQVDVEIQLRDHPAIRRRILYYNSKLYTSQISAGDGYHLLNKTISLVILDYNLLDIEYMHTIFRPSDLRYGIELADAQEVHIVELPKLKYHQEHNKDDPEIPWLMFLNAATKEELIMAAEAEPKVAKAYDRLRDMSEDEESRRAYEERITEIIEVDLRMQAAEERGEIRGEIKGREEGREEGREEGIIHDAKKMISLGMDDDIIMKITELPAEKIARLRSEEESE from the coding sequence ATGACAAAACGTAACTTCCCACCTAAAATAGCCACACCGGATGGCTCCTTCATCATGTCTCCAAAAAACGACTTTGCCTTTAGGCTGTTATTTGGAGATGAGAAGAACAAAGAGATCACAATAGCCTTTCTAAGGGCCATGCTTCAGATCCCAATTGAAGACATCAAAATTAAAGATCCCTTTCTTCTTAAGCAGAAGGCCGGAGATAAAACCGGAATACTGGACATCAGGATAGTCCTGGATTCAGGGGTTCAGGTGGATGTGGAAATTCAGTTGAGGGATCATCCGGCAATAAGGAGGAGAATTCTGTATTATAATTCAAAGCTGTATACATCACAGATCTCAGCAGGAGACGGGTATCACCTGCTTAATAAGACTATATCTCTGGTTATTCTCGATTATAACCTCCTTGATATTGAATATATGCATACTATTTTCAGGCCTTCTGACCTGAGGTACGGGATAGAACTGGCAGATGCCCAGGAAGTGCACATTGTCGAACTACCAAAACTTAAATATCATCAGGAACATAATAAGGACGATCCGGAAATCCCGTGGCTAATGTTTTTAAACGCAGCAACAAAGGAGGAATTAATAATGGCCGCAGAAGCTGAACCCAAAGTCGCGAAGGCATATGACCGCTTACGTGATATGAGTGAAGATGAAGAGAGCAGAAGGGCATATGAAGAGAGAATAACCGAGATAATCGAGGTTGATCTCAGGATGCAGGCAGCTGAGGAGAGAGGAGAAATCAGAGGAGAAATAAAAGGAAGGGAAGAAGGGAGAGAAGAAGGGAGAGAAGAAGGAATTATCCATGACGCAAAAAAAATGATCTCACTTGGGATGGATGATGACATTATAATGAAAATCACAGAACTTCCGGCAGAAAAAATAGCCCGGCTAAGGTCCGAAGAAGAGTCTGAGTGA
- a CDS encoding HEPN domain-containing protein: MENNLHEAFKWLKQAEGDLKSAGNSVSTSDFNWACFQAQQSAEKALKSVLYGRGYRKILTYSVFDLIKKTGKLDESFLDLRKEGKVLDGYYMSTRYPDSIVSDLTPSEYFEEEDAEECIRCAELILKKVKEVLKA; this comes from the coding sequence ATGGAGAATAATCTCCATGAAGCTTTTAAGTGGCTAAAACAGGCTGAAGGAGATCTTAAAAGTGCAGGGAACAGTGTCAGCACATCTGATTTCAACTGGGCATGTTTTCAGGCACAGCAAAGTGCTGAGAAGGCCTTAAAATCTGTTCTTTACGGGAGAGGGTACAGGAAAATTCTGACCTATTCAGTATTTGATCTCATTAAAAAGACCGGAAAACTGGATGAATCTTTTTTAGATCTCAGAAAAGAGGGCAAAGTTCTTGATGGTTATTATATGAGTACCAGATATCCCGATAGTATAGTCAGTGATTTGACACCGTCAGAATATTTTGAGGAGGAGGATGCAGAAGAATGTATCAGATGTGCAGAATTAATATTGAAGAAAGTGAAGGAAGTTTTGAAAGCCTGA
- a CDS encoding antitoxin VapB family protein, whose translation MSSKTVSLTEEAYNRLKMWKINDNESFSEEVLRLLPKHRDVGEVLRKAKYHLSEEEAEKMKKDIEFF comes from the coding sequence ATGTCATCAAAAACAGTAAGTCTCACAGAGGAGGCATACAACCGGTTAAAAATGTGGAAGATAAACGATAATGAGAGTTTTTCAGAGGAAGTTTTAAGGCTTCTCCCAAAACACAGGGATGTTGGTGAGGTTCTCAGGAAAGCAAAGTATCACCTATCAGAGGAAGAGGCTGAGAAAATGAAGAAGGATATTGAATTTTTCTGA
- a CDS encoding antitoxin VapB family protein has protein sequence MTSKTVNLSEEAYERLKKWKVNDAESFSDVILRVLPKIRTPEELRKAFDEFESSLSDKEADKMIEDIEEN, from the coding sequence ATGACATCAAAAACGGTAAATCTTTCTGAAGAAGCGTACGAGAGATTAAAGAAATGGAAAGTAAATGATGCTGAAAGCTTTTCAGATGTAATTTTAAGAGTTCTTCCAAAAATAAGGACCCCTGAAGAATTGCGGAAAGCCTTCGATGAATTTGAAAGTTCACTTTCTGATAAGGAAGCCGATAAAATGATTGAAGACATCGAAGAGAATTAA
- a CDS encoding ATP-binding protein, with amino-acid sequence MIDEAVRRWNPWWAEKKIPDQILGIHRDITDSIIKTLKTPHIKDIIGVRRSGKTTVLYQTADYLIKTGTDPKNIIFINFDDPTINAASFDEILKEIYKINPEISHIFLDEIQQKKGFENWIRMLYDTKKFSQIFLSGSSASLLSQETGRVLSGRHITSEVFPLSFPEYLKISGLKGLDQDYLLNNRERLLYHLTKYLKEGGFPESAGTEDYIHKMILTSLYNDIIARDIASRFGADYNITKRISHFMLTNTTSEYSYSRISKNTDVTVETAEKYTGYLLDSLMILQLPLFSYKLKVQYKQNKKIYATDTGLRNEVSFSFSSDIGKLAENAVFIELKRRGHDIYYWKDKGGFEADFLIKEGMDISKIIQVCWDPKNDKTKSREERSIVKACTEFNLKSGLILTEDYQDTTEADGIKIEYYPLWKWFCGI; translated from the coding sequence ATGATAGATGAGGCTGTACGCAGATGGAACCCCTGGTGGGCTGAGAAAAAAATCCCGGACCAAATCTTAGGAATACATCGTGATATTACAGATTCAATAATTAAGACACTGAAAACACCGCATATAAAAGACATCATAGGCGTAAGGCGTTCCGGCAAGACAACAGTACTCTATCAGACAGCAGATTACCTGATCAAAACAGGGACTGACCCAAAGAACATAATATTCATCAATTTTGACGATCCGACAATAAATGCAGCCTCTTTTGATGAAATCCTAAAAGAAATATACAAAATAAACCCTGAAATATCACACATATTCCTTGATGAAATTCAGCAGAAGAAAGGCTTTGAAAACTGGATAAGAATGCTGTATGATACAAAAAAATTCTCACAGATATTCCTGTCAGGCTCATCTGCAAGCCTGCTGTCACAGGAAACCGGAAGAGTTTTATCCGGAAGACACATTACATCTGAAGTTTTTCCATTATCATTTCCGGAATATCTTAAAATATCCGGCCTTAAAGGATTAGATCAGGACTACCTTCTAAACAACAGAGAAAGACTCCTTTATCACCTCACTAAATACCTCAAAGAAGGAGGATTTCCTGAATCCGCAGGAACAGAAGATTACATCCATAAAATGATTCTAACCTCTCTTTACAATGATATCATTGCAAGAGATATAGCCTCCAGGTTTGGTGCGGATTACAATATCACCAAAAGAATTTCCCATTTCATGCTTACAAACACAACATCAGAATATTCATACAGCAGAATTTCCAAAAATACAGATGTAACTGTAGAAACGGCTGAAAAATATACAGGATACCTGTTAGACTCACTAATGATTCTACAACTTCCATTATTCTCATACAAGCTGAAAGTGCAGTATAAGCAGAATAAAAAAATATATGCAACAGATACCGGGCTTAGAAATGAAGTTTCATTCAGTTTTTCGTCTGATATTGGAAAACTTGCAGAAAATGCAGTATTTATTGAGCTTAAAAGAAGAGGTCATGATATTTATTACTGGAAGGACAAAGGCGGATTTGAAGCCGACTTCCTGATAAAAGAAGGAATGGATATATCAAAGATTATTCAGGTCTGCTGGGACCCCAAAAATGATAAAACAAAATCCCGCGAAGAGAGATCAATTGTAAAGGCATGCACAGAATTTAACCTAAAAAGCGGACTGATTCTGACTGAAGACTACCAGGATACCACAGAAGCAGACGGTATAAAAATAGAATACTATCCGTTATGGAAATGGTTCTGCGGAATTTAA
- a CDS encoding antitoxin VapB family protein, which translates to MASKTVSLSEEAYERLNKWKKSEEESFSSVILRTIPGIRTPEELQEALDRIGHLSDEDADIMAKSVEED; encoded by the coding sequence ATGGCATCAAAAACGGTAAGTCTTTCAGAAGAAGCATATGAGAGATTAAATAAATGGAAAAAAAGTGAGGAAGAGAGCTTTTCAAGTGTTATTCTTAGAACCATTCCAGGGATCAGAACTCCGGAAGAATTACAGGAAGCTCTTGACAGAATTGGTCATCTCTCTGACGAAGATGCCGACATTATGGCCAAAAGCGTTGAAGAAGACTAA
- a CDS encoding Rpn family recombination-promoting nuclease/putative transposase, which translates to MTKQNFPPKIITPDGSFIMSPKNDFAFRLLFGDEKNKEITIAFLRAMLKIPVKDIKIKDPFLLKQMAGDKTGILDIRIVLDSGVQVDVEIQLSDHPAIRERVLFYNSRLYTSQLSSGYGYHLLKKTISLVILDYNLFKVEPMHTTFRHYDQDNEIELTDVQEVHIVELPKLKYHQKQHRNNPEIPWLMFLNAATKEELIMAADAEPKVAKAYDRLRDMSEDEESRRAYEERITEIIEVDLRMQAAEERGELRGEIKGREEGIIEERINQAKSLISLGMDDDFIMTVTKLSEDEILHLRSEVESE; encoded by the coding sequence ATGACAAAACAAAACTTTCCACCCAAAATTATCACACCGGATGGCTCTTTCATCATGTCTCCTAAAAACGACTTTGCCTTTCGGCTGCTGTTTGGGGATGAGAAGAACAAGGAGATCACAATAGCCTTTTTAAGGGCCATGCTTAAAATTCCGGTTAAGGACATTAAGATAAAAGATCCCTTTCTTCTTAAGCAGATGGCCGGAGATAAAACGGGGATACTGGACATCCGGATTGTTCTGGACTCAGGAGTGCAGGTGGATGTGGAAATTCAGCTGAGTGATCATCCGGCAATCAGGGAGAGGGTGCTGTTTTATAACTCAAGGCTGTATACATCGCAGCTCTCATCCGGATACGGGTATCATTTACTTAAAAAGACCATCTCTCTGGTAATTCTCGATTATAATCTCTTTAAGGTTGAACCGATGCATACTACATTCAGGCATTATGACCAGGATAATGAGATAGAACTTACAGATGTCCAGGAAGTGCATATTGTTGAACTACCAAAACTTAAATATCATCAGAAACAACATAGAAACAATCCGGAAATACCGTGGCTGATGTTTCTTAATGCAGCAACAAAGGAGGAATTAATAATGGCCGCAGATGCTGAACCCAAAGTCGCAAAGGCGTATGACCGCTTACGTGATATGAGTGAAGATGAAGAGAGCAGAAGGGCATATGAAGAGAGAATAACCGAGATAATTGAGGTTGATCTCAGGATGCAGGCTGCTGAGGAGAGAGGAGAGCTTAGAGGAGAAATAAAAGGGAGAGAAGAAGGAATTATAGAAGAACGCATCAATCAGGCAAAAAGCCTGATCTCACTTGGAATGGATGACGATTTCATAATGACGGTGACTAAACTTTCTGAAGATGAAATATTACACCTTAGATCTGAAGTTGAATCCGAATAA
- a CDS encoding type II toxin-antitoxin system VapC family toxin: MIVPDSTFLIDLIRSRNNTRQKEARNFPDDLLKSGETYNTGFVNVYELYYGAYRTQDVRNSIEKINEILADISVIDHSDEYYSIYRDISAKPGKKGTPIGKFDQLVAAIVIYHDAKLVTNNTKDFERVLSPSEIINH, encoded by the coding sequence ATGATCGTCCCTGACAGTACTTTTTTAATCGATCTAATCAGAAGCCGGAATAATACCAGACAAAAGGAGGCCCGGAACTTTCCTGATGATTTGTTAAAGAGTGGGGAAACATACAATACAGGTTTTGTCAATGTTTATGAGCTATACTATGGAGCCTACAGAACACAGGATGTCCGGAATTCAATAGAGAAAATAAATGAGATTTTGGCTGACATCAGTGTAATTGATCATTCCGATGAATATTATAGTATATATAGAGATATATCTGCAAAACCTGGAAAAAAAGGAACTCCTATAGGTAAGTTTGATCAGCTTGTGGCAGCGATTGTCATCTACCATGACGCAAAGCTTGTTACCAACAATACAAAAGACTTTGAAAGAGTGCTCTCTCCTTCAGAAATAATCAATCACTGA
- a CDS encoding nucleotidyltransferase domain-containing protein, translated as MCRINIEESEGSFESLKLEIKRLAGKIRLRWNVERIILYGSVARGDYNEASDVDLLVVADFKERFHKRPGEIMEMTELPVEAICYTKEEFGEMLKRQNSFVCTILDEGILI; from the coding sequence ATGTGCAGAATTAATATTGAAGAAAGTGAAGGAAGTTTTGAAAGCCTGAAACTGGAAATAAAGAGACTTGCAGGAAAAATTCGCTTAAGGTGGAATGTTGAGAGAATAATACTTTACGGCTCTGTTGCACGGGGGGACTATAATGAGGCAAGTGATGTCGATCTCCTTGTAGTTGCAGACTTTAAGGAGCGTTTTCATAAAAGGCCCGGTGAGATTATGGAGATGACCGAACTTCCGGTTGAGGCCATATGCTATACAAAGGAAGAGTTTGGTGAGATGCTAAAGCGACAGAACTCTTTTGTCTGTACAATCCTTGATGAGGGTATTCTTATCTGA
- a CDS encoding DUF6398 domain-containing protein — protein sequence MAKDKEAVKEKTEQLIEMTAGFCDECLDEEYKELCEKLIRKMSRKRTVPFMTGRMDIWAASVIYALGSINFLFDKNTQPYATADDICDYFGTKKSTTSQKSKVIRDLFKMSYFDDEFSTGRMREKNPFNSFVMIDGMIVPKSVLPPELREEIEIIEELKRK from the coding sequence ATGGCAAAGGATAAGGAAGCGGTAAAGGAGAAGACTGAACAGCTCATTGAGATGACAGCCGGGTTCTGCGATGAATGCCTGGATGAGGAGTACAAAGAACTCTGTGAGAAGCTGATCCGTAAGATGTCGAGGAAGAGGACTGTTCCTTTCATGACCGGAAGAATGGATATATGGGCTGCATCTGTTATTTATGCACTGGGGAGCATTAATTTTCTCTTTGATAAAAATACACAGCCGTATGCGACTGCGGATGATATATGCGATTATTTCGGGACAAAGAAGAGCACGACCTCACAGAAGTCCAAAGTAATCCGTGATCTGTTTAAGATGTCTTATTTTGATGATGAGTTCTCCACCGGAAGAATGCGTGAGAAGAATCCGTTTAACAGCTTTGTGATGATAGACGGCATGATTGTTCCAAAGAGTGTGCTTCCGCCTGAACTCCGGGAAGAGATTGAGATTATTGAGGAGCTAAAAAGGAAGTAA